A part of Hemicordylus capensis ecotype Gifberg chromosome 16, rHemCap1.1.pri, whole genome shotgun sequence genomic DNA contains:
- the CLSTN1 gene encoding calsyntenin-1 isoform X7, producing the protein MGDVFPWVNKHKPWIETTYHGLVTENDHTVLLDPPLIALDKDAPLRFAGEICGFKIHGQNVPFEAVVVDKSTGEGMIRSKEKLDCELQKDYTFTIQAYDCGKGPDGANMKKSHKATVHIQVNDVNEYAPVFKEKSYKAAVIEGKRFDSILRVEAVDADCSPQFSQICSYEIVTPDVPFAIDKDGYIKNTEKLNYGKEHQYKLTVTAYDCGKKRAAEDVLVKISIKPTCKPGWQGWSKRMEYEPGTGSLALFPNIRLETCDEPITSVQATVELETNHIGKGCDRDTYSEKSLHRLCGVSSGTAELLPPPSNSANWTAGLPTDNGHDSDQVFEFNGTQAVKVPENVITINMKEPFVISVWMRHGPGAREKETILCNSDKTDMNRHHYSLYVHNCRLVFLFRQDPSEGQSYKPAEFHWKLNQVCDKEWHHYVLNVEFPAVTLYVDGVSFDPFPVMEDYPLHPSKIESQLVVGACWQDYTGNENDTDTATESPTGGELRMAQFFRGNLAGLMIRSGKLENKKVIDCLYTCKEGLDLQMTEAVGKGLKIHMNPSQSALTLEGDDIDRFEKAMQHISYLNSRQFPTPGIRRIKITSTVKCSNEDACMAIPFVDGYVMVLQPEEPKISLSGINHFARSASEFESPEGVALFPELRIISTITREVEPEGDGDEDPTVQESLVSEEIMHNLDTCEVTVVGEELNQEQESLEVDVARLQQKGMEMSTSSLGMIITGVDSMASYEEVLHLIRYRNWHAISLFDRKFKLVCSELNGRYVSNEFKVEVNVIHTANPVDHASHIAAQPQFVQPVHHSFVDLSGHNLANPHPGFSVVPSTATVVIVVCVSFLVFMIILGVFRIRAAHQRTMRDQDSGKENEMDWDDSALTITVNPMETYEDQHSSEEEEEEEEEESEDGEEEDDITSAESESSEEEEGEQEDDQQNVNRQQQLEWDDSTLTY; encoded by the exons TTAACAAGCACAAACCATGGATTGAAACGACTTATCATGGCCTCGTCACAGAAAACGACCACACAGTCCTGCTGGACCCCCCGTTGATAGCTCTGGATAAAGATGCGCCCCTCCGTTTTGCAG GTGAGATTTGTGGATTTAAAATTCACGGGCAGAATGTCCCCTTTGAAGCGGTGGTGGTGGATAAATCCACTGGTGAGGGGATGATACGATCCAAAGAGAAGCTGGATTGTGAGCTGCAGAAAGACTACACGTTCACCATCCAGGCCTACGACTGTGGGAAGGGACCAGATGGAGCCAACATGAAGAAATCCCACAA AGCAACGGTGCACATCCAGGTGAACGACGTCAATGAGTACGCCCCAGTGTTTAAGGAGAAATCCTACAAAGCGGCTGTTATTGAAGGGAAGAGGTTTGACAGCATTCTCCGAGTGGAAGCAGTGGACGCCGACTGCTCTCCCCAGTTCAGCCAGATCTGCAGCTACGAAATTGTGACCCCCGACGTTCCCTTCGCAATTGACAAAGATG GTTACATTAAGAACACAGAGAAACTGAACTACGGCAAAGAACACCAGTACAAGCTCACGGTGACAGCCTATGACTGCGGGAAGAAGAGAGCAGCTGAGGATGTGCTAGTGAAGATTAGCATTAAGCCGACGTGCAAGCCGGGATGGCAAG GCTGGAGCAAAAGAATGGAGTACGAACCCGGAACCGGCTCCCTGGCTCTTTTCCCCAACATCCGTCTGGAGACGTGCGACGAGCCCATCACATCTGTGCAGGCTACCGTTGAGCTGGAGACCAACCATATCGGGAAAGGTTGCGACCGAGATACTTACTCGGAGAAATCCCTCCACAGGCTCTGCG GTGTTTCCTCAGGCACGGCCGAACTGCTTCCCCCTCCAAGCAACTCGGCCAACTGGACTGCAGGGCTCCCGACTGACAATGGCCACGACAGTGACCAGGTCTTTGAATTCAACGGCACCCAAGCCGTCAAAGTTCCAGAGAATGTCATCACCATCAACATGAAGGAGCCTTTTGTGATTTCGGTCTGGATGAGGCACGGGCCTGGGGCGCGGGAGAAGGAGACCATCCTCTGCAACTCTGACAAGACAG ACATGAACCGGCACCACTACTCTCTGTACGTGCACAACTGCCGGCTTGTGTTTCTCTTCCGCCAAGACCCATCCGAGGGGCAGAGCTACAAACCGGCTGAGTTCCACTGGAAACTGAACCAG GTGTGCGATAAGGAGTGGCACCACTACGTCCTCAACGTCGAATTCCCAGCGGTGACCCTCTACGTTGACGGCGTCTCCTTCGATCCTTTCCCAGTCATGGAGGACTACCCACTCCACCCCTCCAAAATAGAATCGCAGCTGGTGGTGGGAGCCTGCTGGCAAG ACTATACAGGAAATGAGAATGACACAGACACAGCGACCGAGAGCCCCACAG GTGGTGAGCTCCGCATGGCCCAGTTCTTCCGAGGCAACCTGGCCGGCTTGATGATCCGCTCCGGCAAGCTGGAGAACAAGAAGGTGATCGACTGCCTCTATACCTGCAAGGAAGGGCTGGACCTGCAGATGACGGAGGCCGTGGGCAAAGGTCTAAAG ATCCACATGAACCCCAGCCAGTCGGCGCTGACCTTGGAAGGAGACGACATCGACCGCTTCGAGAAAGCGATGCAGCACATCTCCTACCTGAACTCTCGCCAGTTCCCCACGCCAGGGATCCGGAGGATCAAGATCACGAGCACTGTGAA GTGCTCCAACGAAGACGCCTGCATGGCCATCCCCTTCGTCGACGGCTACGTCATGGTCCTGCAGCCCGAAGAGCCCAAGATCAGCCTGAGCGGCATCAACCACTTTGCCCGCTCCGCCTCCGAGTTTGAGAGCCCCGAAGGGGTGGCCCTCTTCCCCGAGCTTCGCATCATCAGCACCATCACTCGGGAGGTCGAGCCAGAGGGGGACGGGGACGAGGACCCCACAG TCCAAGAATCTTTGGTGTCTGAGGAGATCATGCACAACCTGGACACCTGCGAGGTCACCGTGGTGGGAGAGGAGCTGAACCAGGAGCAGGAGAGCTTGGAGGTGGACGTGGCGCGGCTGCAGCAGAAGGGGATGGAAATGAGCACCTCCAGCCTCGGCATGATCATTACTG GGGTAGATAGCATGGCCAGCTACGAAGAGGTTTTGCACCTGATTCGCTACCGCAACTGGCACGCCATCTCTCTGTTTGACCGGAAGTTCAAGTTGGTCTGTTCGGAACTTAATGGCCGTTACGTCAGCAACGAATTCAAAGTGGAG GTGAACGTCATCCACACAGCCAACCCCGTGGACCACGCCAGCCACATTGCTGCTCAGCCCCAGTTTGTCCAGCCCGTCCACCACTCCTTCGTCGACCTCTCTGGGCACAACTTGGCTAACCCTCATCCAGGCTTTTCAG tgGTCCCGAGCACCGCCACAGTTGTGATTGTGGTTTGCGTCAGCTTCCTGGTTTTCATGATTATCCTGGGCGTGTTCCGGATTCGAGCTGCCCACCAGCGGACAATGCGGGACCAGGATTCCGGGAAGGAGAACGAGATGGATTGGGACGACTCTGCTTTGACCATTACCGTCAACCCTATGGAG ACCTACGAAGACCAGCACagcagtgaagaggaggaggaggaagaggaggaagagagcgaAGACGGAGAGGAGGAAGACGACATCACAAGCGCAGAGTCTGAAAGCagcgaggaagaggagggggagcaagAAGACGACCAACAGAACGTTAACAGACAGCAACAGCTCGAATGGGACGACTCGACACTCACCTATTGA
- the CLSTN1 gene encoding calsyntenin-1 isoform X4 — translation MLPLPLLLLLLCGGARAAAAAAAAAAAATRVNKHKPWIETTYHGLVTENDHTVLLDPPLIALDKDAPLRFAESFEVTVTKEGEICGFKIHGQNVPFEAVVVDKSTGEGMIRSKEKLDCELQKDYTFTIQAYDCGKGPDGANMKKSHKATVHIQVNDVNEYAPVFKEKSYKAAVIEGKRFDSILRVEAVDADCSPQFSQICSYEIVTPDVPFAIDKDGYIKNTEKLNYGKEHQYKLTVTAYDCGKKRAAEDVLVKISIKPTCKPGWQGWSKRMEYEPGTGSLALFPNIRLETCDEPITSVQATVELETNHIGKGCDRDTYSEKSLHRLCGVSSGTAELLPPPSNSANWTAGLPTDNGHDSDQVFEFNGTQAVKVPENVITINMKEPFVISVWMRHGPGAREKETILCNSDKTDMNRHHYSLYVHNCRLVFLFRQDPSEGQSYKPAEFHWKLNQVCDKEWHHYVLNVEFPAVTLYVDGVSFDPFPVMEDYPLHPSKIESQLVVGACWQGGELRMAQFFRGNLAGLMIRSGKLENKKVIDCLYTCKEGLDLQMTEAVGKGLKIHMNPSQSALTLEGDDIDRFEKAMQHISYLNSRQFPTPGIRRIKITSTVKCSNEDACMAIPFVDGYVMVLQPEEPKISLSGINHFARSASEFESPEGVALFPELRIISTITREVEPEGDGDEDPTVQESLVSEEIMHNLDTCEVTVVGEELNQEQESLEVDVARLQQKGMEMSTSSLGMIITGVDSMASYEEVLHLIRYRNWHAISLFDRKFKLVCSELNGRYVSNEFKVEVNVIHTANPVDHASHIAAQPQFVQPVHHSFVDLSGHNLANPHPGFSVVPSTATVVIVVCVSFLVFMIILGVFRIRAAHQRTMRDQDSGKENEMDWDDSALTITVNPMETYEDQHSSEEEEEEEEEESEDGEEEDDITSAESESSEEEEGEQEDDQQNVNRQQQLEWDDSTLTY, via the exons TTAACAAGCACAAACCATGGATTGAAACGACTTATCATGGCCTCGTCACAGAAAACGACCACACAGTCCTGCTGGACCCCCCGTTGATAGCTCTGGATAAAGATGCGCCCCTCCGTTTTGCAG AGAGTTTTGAGGTGACAGTCACCAAAGAAG GTGAGATTTGTGGATTTAAAATTCACGGGCAGAATGTCCCCTTTGAAGCGGTGGTGGTGGATAAATCCACTGGTGAGGGGATGATACGATCCAAAGAGAAGCTGGATTGTGAGCTGCAGAAAGACTACACGTTCACCATCCAGGCCTACGACTGTGGGAAGGGACCAGATGGAGCCAACATGAAGAAATCCCACAA AGCAACGGTGCACATCCAGGTGAACGACGTCAATGAGTACGCCCCAGTGTTTAAGGAGAAATCCTACAAAGCGGCTGTTATTGAAGGGAAGAGGTTTGACAGCATTCTCCGAGTGGAAGCAGTGGACGCCGACTGCTCTCCCCAGTTCAGCCAGATCTGCAGCTACGAAATTGTGACCCCCGACGTTCCCTTCGCAATTGACAAAGATG GTTACATTAAGAACACAGAGAAACTGAACTACGGCAAAGAACACCAGTACAAGCTCACGGTGACAGCCTATGACTGCGGGAAGAAGAGAGCAGCTGAGGATGTGCTAGTGAAGATTAGCATTAAGCCGACGTGCAAGCCGGGATGGCAAG GCTGGAGCAAAAGAATGGAGTACGAACCCGGAACCGGCTCCCTGGCTCTTTTCCCCAACATCCGTCTGGAGACGTGCGACGAGCCCATCACATCTGTGCAGGCTACCGTTGAGCTGGAGACCAACCATATCGGGAAAGGTTGCGACCGAGATACTTACTCGGAGAAATCCCTCCACAGGCTCTGCG GTGTTTCCTCAGGCACGGCCGAACTGCTTCCCCCTCCAAGCAACTCGGCCAACTGGACTGCAGGGCTCCCGACTGACAATGGCCACGACAGTGACCAGGTCTTTGAATTCAACGGCACCCAAGCCGTCAAAGTTCCAGAGAATGTCATCACCATCAACATGAAGGAGCCTTTTGTGATTTCGGTCTGGATGAGGCACGGGCCTGGGGCGCGGGAGAAGGAGACCATCCTCTGCAACTCTGACAAGACAG ACATGAACCGGCACCACTACTCTCTGTACGTGCACAACTGCCGGCTTGTGTTTCTCTTCCGCCAAGACCCATCCGAGGGGCAGAGCTACAAACCGGCTGAGTTCCACTGGAAACTGAACCAG GTGTGCGATAAGGAGTGGCACCACTACGTCCTCAACGTCGAATTCCCAGCGGTGACCCTCTACGTTGACGGCGTCTCCTTCGATCCTTTCCCAGTCATGGAGGACTACCCACTCCACCCCTCCAAAATAGAATCGCAGCTGGTGGTGGGAGCCTGCTGGCAAG GTGGTGAGCTCCGCATGGCCCAGTTCTTCCGAGGCAACCTGGCCGGCTTGATGATCCGCTCCGGCAAGCTGGAGAACAAGAAGGTGATCGACTGCCTCTATACCTGCAAGGAAGGGCTGGACCTGCAGATGACGGAGGCCGTGGGCAAAGGTCTAAAG ATCCACATGAACCCCAGCCAGTCGGCGCTGACCTTGGAAGGAGACGACATCGACCGCTTCGAGAAAGCGATGCAGCACATCTCCTACCTGAACTCTCGCCAGTTCCCCACGCCAGGGATCCGGAGGATCAAGATCACGAGCACTGTGAA GTGCTCCAACGAAGACGCCTGCATGGCCATCCCCTTCGTCGACGGCTACGTCATGGTCCTGCAGCCCGAAGAGCCCAAGATCAGCCTGAGCGGCATCAACCACTTTGCCCGCTCCGCCTCCGAGTTTGAGAGCCCCGAAGGGGTGGCCCTCTTCCCCGAGCTTCGCATCATCAGCACCATCACTCGGGAGGTCGAGCCAGAGGGGGACGGGGACGAGGACCCCACAG TCCAAGAATCTTTGGTGTCTGAGGAGATCATGCACAACCTGGACACCTGCGAGGTCACCGTGGTGGGAGAGGAGCTGAACCAGGAGCAGGAGAGCTTGGAGGTGGACGTGGCGCGGCTGCAGCAGAAGGGGATGGAAATGAGCACCTCCAGCCTCGGCATGATCATTACTG GGGTAGATAGCATGGCCAGCTACGAAGAGGTTTTGCACCTGATTCGCTACCGCAACTGGCACGCCATCTCTCTGTTTGACCGGAAGTTCAAGTTGGTCTGTTCGGAACTTAATGGCCGTTACGTCAGCAACGAATTCAAAGTGGAG GTGAACGTCATCCACACAGCCAACCCCGTGGACCACGCCAGCCACATTGCTGCTCAGCCCCAGTTTGTCCAGCCCGTCCACCACTCCTTCGTCGACCTCTCTGGGCACAACTTGGCTAACCCTCATCCAGGCTTTTCAG tgGTCCCGAGCACCGCCACAGTTGTGATTGTGGTTTGCGTCAGCTTCCTGGTTTTCATGATTATCCTGGGCGTGTTCCGGATTCGAGCTGCCCACCAGCGGACAATGCGGGACCAGGATTCCGGGAAGGAGAACGAGATGGATTGGGACGACTCTGCTTTGACCATTACCGTCAACCCTATGGAG ACCTACGAAGACCAGCACagcagtgaagaggaggaggaggaagaggaggaagagagcgaAGACGGAGAGGAGGAAGACGACATCACAAGCGCAGAGTCTGAAAGCagcgaggaagaggagggggagcaagAAGACGACCAACAGAACGTTAACAGACAGCAACAGCTCGAATGGGACGACTCGACACTCACCTATTGA
- the CLSTN1 gene encoding calsyntenin-1 isoform X1, which yields MLPLPLLLLLLCGGARAAAAAAAAAAAATRVNKHKPWIETTYHGLVTENDHTVLLDPPLIALDKDAPLRFAESFEVTVTKEGEICGFKIHGQNVPFEAVVVDKSTGEGMIRSKEKLDCELQKDYTFTIQAYDCGKGPDGANMKKSHKATVHIQVNDVNEYAPVFKEKSYKAAVIEGKRFDSILRVEAVDADCSPQFSQICSYEIVTPDVPFAIDKDGYIKNTEKLNYGKEHQYKLTVTAYDCGKKRAAEDVLVKISIKPTCKPGWQGWSKRMEYEPGTGSLALFPNIRLETCDEPITSVQATVELETNHIGKGCDRDTYSEKSLHRLCGVSSGTAELLPPPSNSANWTAGLPTDNGHDSDQVFEFNGTQAVKVPENVITINMKEPFVISVWMRHGPGAREKETILCNSDKTDMNRHHYSLYVHNCRLVFLFRQDPSEGQSYKPAEFHWKLNQVCDKEWHHYVLNVEFPAVTLYVDGVSFDPFPVMEDYPLHPSKIESQLVVGACWQDYTGNENDTDTATESPTGGELRMAQFFRGNLAGLMIRSGKLENKKVIDCLYTCKEGLDLQMTEAVGKGLKIHMNPSQSALTLEGDDIDRFEKAMQHISYLNSRQFPTPGIRRIKITSTVKCSNEDACMAIPFVDGYVMVLQPEEPKISLSGINHFARSASEFESPEGVALFPELRIISTITREVEPEGDGDEDPTVQESLVSEEIMHNLDTCEVTVVGEELNQEQESLEVDVARLQQKGMEMSTSSLGMIITGVDSMASYEEVLHLIRYRNWHAISLFDRKFKLVCSELNGRYVSNEFKVEVNVIHTANPVDHASHIAAQPQFVQPVHHSFVDLSGHNLANPHPGFSVVPSTATVVIVVCVSFLVFMIILGVFRIRAAHQRTMRDQDSGKENEMDWDDSALTITVNPMETYEDQHSSEEEEEEEEEESEDGEEEDDITSAESESSEEEEGEQEDDQQNVNRQQQLEWDDSTLTY from the exons TTAACAAGCACAAACCATGGATTGAAACGACTTATCATGGCCTCGTCACAGAAAACGACCACACAGTCCTGCTGGACCCCCCGTTGATAGCTCTGGATAAAGATGCGCCCCTCCGTTTTGCAG AGAGTTTTGAGGTGACAGTCACCAAAGAAG GTGAGATTTGTGGATTTAAAATTCACGGGCAGAATGTCCCCTTTGAAGCGGTGGTGGTGGATAAATCCACTGGTGAGGGGATGATACGATCCAAAGAGAAGCTGGATTGTGAGCTGCAGAAAGACTACACGTTCACCATCCAGGCCTACGACTGTGGGAAGGGACCAGATGGAGCCAACATGAAGAAATCCCACAA AGCAACGGTGCACATCCAGGTGAACGACGTCAATGAGTACGCCCCAGTGTTTAAGGAGAAATCCTACAAAGCGGCTGTTATTGAAGGGAAGAGGTTTGACAGCATTCTCCGAGTGGAAGCAGTGGACGCCGACTGCTCTCCCCAGTTCAGCCAGATCTGCAGCTACGAAATTGTGACCCCCGACGTTCCCTTCGCAATTGACAAAGATG GTTACATTAAGAACACAGAGAAACTGAACTACGGCAAAGAACACCAGTACAAGCTCACGGTGACAGCCTATGACTGCGGGAAGAAGAGAGCAGCTGAGGATGTGCTAGTGAAGATTAGCATTAAGCCGACGTGCAAGCCGGGATGGCAAG GCTGGAGCAAAAGAATGGAGTACGAACCCGGAACCGGCTCCCTGGCTCTTTTCCCCAACATCCGTCTGGAGACGTGCGACGAGCCCATCACATCTGTGCAGGCTACCGTTGAGCTGGAGACCAACCATATCGGGAAAGGTTGCGACCGAGATACTTACTCGGAGAAATCCCTCCACAGGCTCTGCG GTGTTTCCTCAGGCACGGCCGAACTGCTTCCCCCTCCAAGCAACTCGGCCAACTGGACTGCAGGGCTCCCGACTGACAATGGCCACGACAGTGACCAGGTCTTTGAATTCAACGGCACCCAAGCCGTCAAAGTTCCAGAGAATGTCATCACCATCAACATGAAGGAGCCTTTTGTGATTTCGGTCTGGATGAGGCACGGGCCTGGGGCGCGGGAGAAGGAGACCATCCTCTGCAACTCTGACAAGACAG ACATGAACCGGCACCACTACTCTCTGTACGTGCACAACTGCCGGCTTGTGTTTCTCTTCCGCCAAGACCCATCCGAGGGGCAGAGCTACAAACCGGCTGAGTTCCACTGGAAACTGAACCAG GTGTGCGATAAGGAGTGGCACCACTACGTCCTCAACGTCGAATTCCCAGCGGTGACCCTCTACGTTGACGGCGTCTCCTTCGATCCTTTCCCAGTCATGGAGGACTACCCACTCCACCCCTCCAAAATAGAATCGCAGCTGGTGGTGGGAGCCTGCTGGCAAG ACTATACAGGAAATGAGAATGACACAGACACAGCGACCGAGAGCCCCACAG GTGGTGAGCTCCGCATGGCCCAGTTCTTCCGAGGCAACCTGGCCGGCTTGATGATCCGCTCCGGCAAGCTGGAGAACAAGAAGGTGATCGACTGCCTCTATACCTGCAAGGAAGGGCTGGACCTGCAGATGACGGAGGCCGTGGGCAAAGGTCTAAAG ATCCACATGAACCCCAGCCAGTCGGCGCTGACCTTGGAAGGAGACGACATCGACCGCTTCGAGAAAGCGATGCAGCACATCTCCTACCTGAACTCTCGCCAGTTCCCCACGCCAGGGATCCGGAGGATCAAGATCACGAGCACTGTGAA GTGCTCCAACGAAGACGCCTGCATGGCCATCCCCTTCGTCGACGGCTACGTCATGGTCCTGCAGCCCGAAGAGCCCAAGATCAGCCTGAGCGGCATCAACCACTTTGCCCGCTCCGCCTCCGAGTTTGAGAGCCCCGAAGGGGTGGCCCTCTTCCCCGAGCTTCGCATCATCAGCACCATCACTCGGGAGGTCGAGCCAGAGGGGGACGGGGACGAGGACCCCACAG TCCAAGAATCTTTGGTGTCTGAGGAGATCATGCACAACCTGGACACCTGCGAGGTCACCGTGGTGGGAGAGGAGCTGAACCAGGAGCAGGAGAGCTTGGAGGTGGACGTGGCGCGGCTGCAGCAGAAGGGGATGGAAATGAGCACCTCCAGCCTCGGCATGATCATTACTG GGGTAGATAGCATGGCCAGCTACGAAGAGGTTTTGCACCTGATTCGCTACCGCAACTGGCACGCCATCTCTCTGTTTGACCGGAAGTTCAAGTTGGTCTGTTCGGAACTTAATGGCCGTTACGTCAGCAACGAATTCAAAGTGGAG GTGAACGTCATCCACACAGCCAACCCCGTGGACCACGCCAGCCACATTGCTGCTCAGCCCCAGTTTGTCCAGCCCGTCCACCACTCCTTCGTCGACCTCTCTGGGCACAACTTGGCTAACCCTCATCCAGGCTTTTCAG tgGTCCCGAGCACCGCCACAGTTGTGATTGTGGTTTGCGTCAGCTTCCTGGTTTTCATGATTATCCTGGGCGTGTTCCGGATTCGAGCTGCCCACCAGCGGACAATGCGGGACCAGGATTCCGGGAAGGAGAACGAGATGGATTGGGACGACTCTGCTTTGACCATTACCGTCAACCCTATGGAG ACCTACGAAGACCAGCACagcagtgaagaggaggaggaggaagaggaggaagagagcgaAGACGGAGAGGAGGAAGACGACATCACAAGCGCAGAGTCTGAAAGCagcgaggaagaggagggggagcaagAAGACGACCAACAGAACGTTAACAGACAGCAACAGCTCGAATGGGACGACTCGACACTCACCTATTGA